From a single Miscanthus floridulus cultivar M001 chromosome 8, ASM1932011v1, whole genome shotgun sequence genomic region:
- the LOC136477935 gene encoding uncharacterized protein isoform X3, which translates to MASPVPSSAQPSGQPSTGPGTMSSPPSIVSGYDPKNDPARKPQRSKDPAWRFGYWPNLQNKDEVACTLCGGSVRGGIKKLKQHLARGYGDAKICSGVSTEVRRKMAAYLDANKRKRPLVLDDEVVEVAANEATAAVQPSSGTTAKKRQASLQFMVVGNKTKLEGKANKYVVEMLRKTPEEIVDERLSRSYKPTIVSSTKIKEEKHYVDTQWALFFYECGIPFNAAAARQFQIAVEATTQYGLGYKPPSPYQHGDPLLKEAVKSTSTMREEHERAWKHYGCTLMSDGWSDRRGHHLINFLVNSPEETYFLESIDASSEVHDAYILAGLLEKKVEDIGKDNVVQVVRDNGANFKVVGKILMVRIPTIFWSPCAVHCLDLIVSAIKPYCGFWH; encoded by the exons ATGGCTTCACCGGTGCCCAGCTCCGCACAGCCTTCAGGTCAGCCCTCCACAGGACCAG GAACCATGTCAAGTCCACCATCAATCGTCAGCGGATATGATCCCAAGAATGATCCAGCCCGGAAGCCGCAAAGGTCAAAAGATCCAGCGTGGAGGTTTGGCTATTGGCCGAACCTACAAAACAAAGATGAGGTGGCATGCACCTTATGTGGCGGCTCAGTTCGTGGAGGGATTAAAAAGTTGAAGCAACATTTGGCAAGAGGTTATGGAGATGCAAAAATATGTTCAGGTGTGAGCACTGAAGTTAGGAGGAAGATGGCAGCTTACTTGGATGCAAACAAGAGGAAAAGACCATTGGTTCTAGATGATGAGGTGGTGGAAGTGGCAGCAAATGAGGCTACTGCTGCGGTACAGCCTAGTTCAGGGACAACAGCAAAAAAGAGGCAAGCATCCTTACAATTCATGGTTGTTGGCAACAAGACTAAACTAGAGGGAAAGGCAAACAAATATGTAGTTGAGATGCTTCGAAAAACACCAGAAGAGATAGTAGATGAGAGACTTTCAAGGTCTTATAAGCCCACAATTGTGTCCAGTACAAAAATCAAGGAAGAGAAGCATTATGTGGATACACAATGGGCCTTGTTCTTCTATGAATGTGGCATACCTTTTAATGCGGCAGCAGCAAGGCAATTTCAGATTGCAGTTGAGGCCACAACACAATATGGTTTAGGGTACAAGCCTCCATCACCATATCAACATGGGGATCCATTACTTAAAGAAGCTGTGAAGTCCACAAGTACCATGAGAGAGGAGCATGAGAGAGCATGGAAACATTATGGCTGCACACTCATGTCTGATGGATGGTCTGATAGGAGGGGACACCACTTAATTAACTTCCTTGTAAACAGCCCGGAGGAGACTTACTTCTTGGAGTCTATTGATGCATCAAGTGAAGTACATGATGCATACATTCTTGCTGGTTTGCTAGAGAAGAAGGTTGAGGACATTGGGAAGGACAATGTTGTTCAAGTTGTCAGAGATAATGGTGCTAACTTCAAGGTTGTAGGCAAGATTCTCATGGTCAGGATTCCTACAATATTTTGGAGTCCATGTGCTGTGCATTGCTTGGATCtcattgtaagtgcaatcaagccttattgtgggttttggcattga
- the LOC136477935 gene encoding uncharacterized protein isoform X2 has product MASPVPSSAQPSGQPSTGPAGTMSSPPSIVSGYDPKNDPARKPQRSKDPAWRFGYWPNLQNKDEVACTLCGGSVRGGIKKLKQHLARGYGDAKICSGVSTEVRRKMAAYLDANKRKRPLVLDDEVVEVAANEATAAVQPSSGTTAKKRQASLQFMVVGNKTKLEGKANKYVVEMLRKTPEEIVDERLSRSYKPTIVSSTKIKEEKHYVDTQWALFFYECGIPFNAAAARQFQIAVEATTQYGLGYKPPSPYQHGDPLLKEAVKSTSTMREEHERAWKHYGCTLMSDGWSDRRGHHLINFLVNSPEETYFLESIDASSEVHDAYILAGLLEKKVEDIGKDNVVQVVRDNGANFKVVGKILMVRIPTIFWSPCAVHCLDLIVSAIKPYCGFWH; this is encoded by the exons ATGGCTTCACCGGTGCCCAGCTCCGCACAGCCTTCAGGTCAGCCCTCCACAGGACCAG CAGGAACCATGTCAAGTCCACCATCAATCGTCAGCGGATATGATCCCAAGAATGATCCAGCCCGGAAGCCGCAAAGGTCAAAAGATCCAGCGTGGAGGTTTGGCTATTGGCCGAACCTACAAAACAAAGATGAGGTGGCATGCACCTTATGTGGCGGCTCAGTTCGTGGAGGGATTAAAAAGTTGAAGCAACATTTGGCAAGAGGTTATGGAGATGCAAAAATATGTTCAGGTGTGAGCACTGAAGTTAGGAGGAAGATGGCAGCTTACTTGGATGCAAACAAGAGGAAAAGACCATTGGTTCTAGATGATGAGGTGGTGGAAGTGGCAGCAAATGAGGCTACTGCTGCGGTACAGCCTAGTTCAGGGACAACAGCAAAAAAGAGGCAAGCATCCTTACAATTCATGGTTGTTGGCAACAAGACTAAACTAGAGGGAAAGGCAAACAAATATGTAGTTGAGATGCTTCGAAAAACACCAGAAGAGATAGTAGATGAGAGACTTTCAAGGTCTTATAAGCCCACAATTGTGTCCAGTACAAAAATCAAGGAAGAGAAGCATTATGTGGATACACAATGGGCCTTGTTCTTCTATGAATGTGGCATACCTTTTAATGCGGCAGCAGCAAGGCAATTTCAGATTGCAGTTGAGGCCACAACACAATATGGTTTAGGGTACAAGCCTCCATCACCATATCAACATGGGGATCCATTACTTAAAGAAGCTGTGAAGTCCACAAGTACCATGAGAGAGGAGCATGAGAGAGCATGGAAACATTATGGCTGCACACTCATGTCTGATGGATGGTCTGATAGGAGGGGACACCACTTAATTAACTTCCTTGTAAACAGCCCGGAGGAGACTTACTTCTTGGAGTCTATTGATGCATCAAGTGAAGTACATGATGCATACATTCTTGCTGGTTTGCTAGAGAAGAAGGTTGAGGACATTGGGAAGGACAATGTTGTTCAAGTTGTCAGAGATAATGGTGCTAACTTCAAGGTTGTAGGCAAGATTCTCATGGTCAGGATTCCTACAATATTTTGGAGTCCATGTGCTGTGCATTGCTTGGATCtcattgtaagtgcaatcaagccttattgtgggttttggcattga